Proteins from a genomic interval of Phoenix dactylifera cultivar Barhee BC4 unplaced genomic scaffold, palm_55x_up_171113_PBpolish2nd_filt_p 000484F, whole genome shotgun sequence:
- the LOC120106182 gene encoding uncharacterized protein LOC120106182, translating into MSYARRRAEFVDDNGREPGRVEFYRMTHTHRDGSFVREESRDIVDRATNLISERVGGSSSSDATHNIEAEVLAELMGPERYGRVRGYGVGVTPTQLSSVGTYTRNARESSNTAEVRRLQATIDELKQNQANLQSQLTNISSMLQRFLPSQIPDTSNASRDDDGAESRP; encoded by the exons atgagttatgcgaggcgtagagctgaattc gtggatgataatgggagggagcctggtagggtggagttttataggatgactcacacccaccgagatggcagctttgtccgagaggagtcaagagatatagtt gatagggcaacaaatcttatttcGGAGCGCGTCGGggggtcatcatcatccgacgcgacccATAATATTGAAGCTGAAGTGCTcgctgaattgatgggcccagagcgttatggtcgagtgaggggttacggcgttggagttacccccactcaattGTCTTCAGTGGGCACATATACAAGAAATGCCAGAGAATCTAGTAACACTGCAGAAGTTCGTCGGCTTCAAGCAACTATTGATGAGTTGAAGCAAAACCAAGcaaatttgcagtctcagcttacGAATATTTCTTCCATGTTACAACGGTTTCTCCcttctcag attcctgatacttcaaacgctagtagagatgatgatggagctgaatcccgtccctga